In Fusarium fujikuroi IMI 58289 draft genome, chromosome FFUJ_chr08, one genomic interval encodes:
- a CDS encoding related to BCS1-mitochondrial protein of the AAA family of ATPases, translating into MSHHFHVGAATGQHLLDPMSQGIGIMRDVVSRWSELDITQIGSLIAIAGTVPTAWRFLHRIWHEVYGTIRRFFLASVTIPGGDPLNRSVVKWILANRERHYRSFHGRTDIGQNGDRAAALKKTKHSIQYSPHWNTRWLFYEGNLFLVTRRIDDFSSSLSDPSYDGIGGEEITVSCFGWSAEPIKAFIESCREYSDRQTQFFVIIYARDRYGLSWKPKARKPIRHLETVHFDNETKQELLGDIRNYLDPKTQKRYQSRSMPYRRGYLFYGPPGTGKSSLSVAIAGEFGLDLYEVKIPSVATDADLEQMFQEIPPRCVVLLEDIDAVWTDRSNSDNGQEGSSAPNCTLSGLLNVLDGVGSVEGRIIIMTTNHPEQLDSALVRPGRVDMKVLLGNISRKSAEEMFIRMFSPDLGCTSHLDMDEIKKLAAEFGKEIPDDTFTPSLLQGFFQLHLESPQEAASSIGAWVKREFEKSSEKEFELITGKRKL; encoded by the coding sequence ATGTCTCATCACTTCCACGTTGGCGCCGCTACCGGACAGCATCTGCTCGATCCAATGTCGCAAGGAATCGGTATCATGAGAGATGTTGTCTCGCGCTGGTCAGAACTCGACATCACACAGATCGGATCGCTCATTGCCATTGCCGGAACAGTCCCTACAGCTTGGAGATTTCTGCATCGTATATGGCATGAAGTCTACGGCACAATACGACGCTTCTTTCTCGCATCAGTGACAATTCCAGGGGGCGACCCTCTCAACAGAAGTGTTGTCAAATGGATTCTCGCTAATCGGGAACGACATTATCGCTCATTTCATGGACGCACCGATATCGGGCAGAATGGAGATCGCGCCGCAGCCCTTAAAAAGACAAAGCATTCTATCCAGTATTCGCCCCATTGGAACACAAGATGGCTATTTTATGAGGGAAATCTGTTTCTTGTGACACGCAGAATCGACgacttcagctcttctttATCAGACCCTAGTTATGATGGCAtcggaggagaagagatcACTGTGAGCTGCTTTGGCTGGTCGGCTGAGCCCATCAAGGCCTTTATCGAATCATGCCGAGAGTATTCAGATCGGCAAACACAGTTTTTCGTGATTATCTACGCTCGAGATCGCTATGGTCTTTCGTGGAAACCAAAGGCACGGAAACCGATTCGACATTTAGAGACCGTTCACTTCGATAATGAGACGAAACAAGAGCTTCTCGGCGACATTCGAAATTATCTTGATCCCAAGACGCAGAAGAGATATCAGAGTCGGAGTATGCCTTATAGGCGAGGTTATCTATTTTACGGTCCCCCTGGAACCGGAAAGTCATCGCTTTCGGTTGCAATCGCCGGCGAATTTGGACTGGATCTTTATGAAGTCAAGATTCCTAGCGTTGCCACGGATGCAGATCTGGAGCAGATGTTTCAAGAAATTCCTCCACGTTGTGTTGTATTACTCGAAGATATCGATGCAGTTTGGACGGATCGTTCAAATTCAGATAATGGGCAAGAAGGAAGTTCCGCACCTAACTGCACTCTCTCAGGGCTTTTGAATGTATTGGATGGCGTCGGCTCTGTCGAAGGACGCATCATTATCATGACTACCAACCACCCCGAGCAGCTGGACAGCGCACTGGTACGGCCAGGACGAGTCGATATGAAGGTTCTCCTGGGCAACATCAGTCGAAAGTCAGCCGAAGAGATGTTTATCCGCATGTTTTCTCCTGATCTCGGATGCACCTCGCATCTTGAtatggatgagatcaagaagcttgctgcaGAATTTGGGAAAGAAATTCCCGACGATACGTTCACGCCATCATTATTGCAGGGCTTCTTTCAGTTACATTTGGAGAGCCCTCAAGAGGCTGCTTCAAGTATAGGAGCTTGGGTTAAAAGAGAGTTCGAGAAGAGCTCGGAAAAGGAGTTTGAGCTCATTACTGGCAAGAGAAAGCTATAG
- a CDS encoding related to 2`-hydroxyisoflavone reductase — MVKIAIAGGAGNVGQEVVDALVARNKHEIIILSRKDAPETEIAPGVKWFKTKYDNVEELTNILEGVHTVLSFMSVAPGDTAAGPQEKLIDAAVRAGVKRFAPSEWASSNLDYFPWYDFKRSAREYLAELNKDKKVIEYTLFQFGLFTNYMTYPYKSSKHVNLFETPVNFHDRRALLIDDGEAVITLTTAQDAAKVTALAVEYEGEWPVVSGVNGTDITMNELVALGEKIRGQKFKVEYLKGQDLEAGIVKASWLPLPEHPSIPVEMREKIAADMIKCFLLGIKHGALKVSDEWNRLLPEYEFTQPEKFLTKAWAAIDVGAKSVFTEN; from the exons ATGGTCAAAATCGCAATTGCTGGAGGAGCCGGCA ATGTCGGCCAAGAGGTCGTGGATGCCCTCGTCGCTAGAAATAAGCATGAGATAATCATTCTGTCTCGAAAG GATGCGCCAGAAACAGAAATTGCCCCCGGGGTGAAGTGGTTCAAGACGAAATACGACAATGTTGAAGAACTTACAAATATCCTAGAGGGCGTCCATACAGTTTTATCTTTTATGTCTGTCGCCCCTGGTGATACAGCTGCTGGGCCACAGGAGAAGTTGATCGATGCGGCAGTCCGAGCGGGCGTGAAGCGCTTTGCCCCAAGTGAATGGGCTTC GTCTAATCTGGATTACTTTCCCTGGTACGACTTCAAGAGGTCTGCACGTGAGTACCTTGCTGAGCTGAACAAGGACAAAAAG GTCATCGAGTACACACTATTCCAGTTTGGACTCTTCACCAATTACATGACCTACCCATACAAGTCATCCAAGCACGTCAATCTTTTTGAAACACCGGTCAACTTTCATGACCGTCGAGCCCTTCTCATTGACGATGGTGAAGCGGTAATAACACTCACAACTGCCCAAGACGCAGCGAAAGTGACCGCTTTAGCTGTCGAATATGAAGGAGAATGGCCAGTTGTCAGTGGTGTGAATGGAACAGACATTACGATGAATGAACTTGTTGCTCTTGGTGAGAAGATCCGAG GTCAAAAGTTCAAAGTCGAGTATTTGAAGGGCCAGGACCTCGAAGCTGGTATCGTCAAAGCTTCGTGGCTTCCCCTTCCCGAACACCCATCGATTCCagttgagatgagagagaaaatTGCTGCGGATATGATCAAGTGCTTCCTTCTCGGAATCAAGCATGGTGCTTTGAAGGTCTCCGATGAGTGGAACAGGCTTTTGCCCGAGTATGAGTTTACCCAGCCTGAGAAATTTTTGACCAAGGCATGGGCTGCTATTGACGTAGGAGCTAAGAGTGTCTTCACAGAGAATTAG